In a single window of the Elaeis guineensis isolate ETL-2024a chromosome 4, EG11, whole genome shotgun sequence genome:
- the LOC140857329 gene encoding receptor-like protein EIX2 has protein sequence MDLKGTQLLFLFFSFLCADQVRKLNGDSIPGCIPVERNALLGFKEGLKDPTNRLSSWMGDDCCTWEGVACDNRTGHVVKLDLRNPHPFSFYTDILGQIIFRRSNTWGLGGELRPSLLGLKHLNYVDLSMNNFGGIRIPEFMGSFRQLKYLNLSCAGLGGLIPHQLGNLSSLQYLDLGYNHNDDIFLEIPPGFLIIDNAIWISRLSSLRYLNMTGVKFREGVHWLQALNMLLSVIEVRLSDCGINTIPLSLPHVNFTSLSVLDLSENSINSMIPGWLFNISSLEYLDLSYNFFRGIIPPAIKNLASLKALDLSGNQFLEGKISVELGELCKLQYLRLSDINISKSLHELDKVFTGCIKNSLETLYMGNTQLGGYLSDWLGDFRKLKYLDLSSNSISGPVPTSLGRLSTLQVLCLSENKLNGTFPENLGRLAELAALFLDQNFLEGIISEEQFANFTKLKILDLSQNQLILNLTSDWIPPFQLQGLVISSCKLGPRFPAWLRMQKNIIYLDMSSTEISDAIPDWFWRSFSQILYLDISSNGITDSVPYLTDFINLEYFNLSSNHFDGPLPTFNSSVLSLLDLSNNSFSGAVLRDISKNMPNLKYLSLSINNLSGEIPLSLCHLGCGVLDLSKNLLLGELPDCWNHSSRIFVMDFSSNNLSGSVPPSICSLRFLESLHLSNNNFSGELPLSLKSCARLNTLDLGQNRFIGAVPSWIGESLSSLKILRLRSNKLVGNIPPNLSRLRALQILDLASNNLSGTIPSSFGNFTAMKVSGEMNGTILKNFDRYNENIQVTIKGIYIEYTILLPLVIIMDLSNNNLSGMIPEELTSLFGLVSLNLSGNHLTGEITEKIGTLQQLESLDLSRNNLFGGIPSSMIDLTFLSYLNLSYNNLSGKVPSGNQFQTFIDSSIYAGNPDLCGFPLSQKCIDEGTIQGPNAIGGDEENDNAMDEEGSEMEWLYMGMGLGFAVGFWIVFGPLLFNRKWRGAYFQYRSSIQCGLRGPGNNFH, from the coding sequence ATGGATCTAAAAGGAACCCAACTTCTATTTTTGTTCTTTTCATTTCTGTGCGCTGATCAAGTGAGGAAACTCAATGGAGATTCAATCCCAGGCTGCATACCGGTCGAAAGGAATGCTCTTCTTGGGTTCAAAGAAGGCCTCAAAGATCCCACCAATAGGCTATCTTCTTGGATGGGTGATGACTGCTGCACATGGGAAGGCGTGGCTTGTGACAATCGGACTGGCCATGTTGTCAAGCTGGACCTCCGCAACCCACATCCATTCTCCTTCTACACTGATATTCTGGGACAAATAATTTTTCGCCGCAGCAACACGTGGGGATTGGGAGGTGAGTTGAGGCCTTCCTTACTTGGGCTGAAACACCTGAATTATGTTGACCTGAGCATGAACAACTTTGGAGGAATTCGTATCCCAGAATTCATGGGCTCATTCCGTCAGCTCAAATATCTTAACCTCTCCTGTGCTGGTTTGGGTGGACTGATCCCACACCAGCTTGGGAATCTATCGAGCCTCCAATATCTTGATCTCGGTTATAATCATAATGATGACATTTTTTTGGAAATTCCACCTGGATTTCTCATCATTGATAATGCCATCTGGATTTCTCGACTTTCTTCTCTGCGATATCTCAATATGACGGGTGTGAAATTCAGAGAAGGTGTTCACTGGCTGCAAGCACTAAACATGCTCCTTTCTGTTATTGAGGTACGCTTATCTGATTGTGGAATCAACACCATTccgctctctcttccacatgtgAATTTTACTTCACTTTCTGTTCTTGATCTCTCTGAAAATTCCATTAATTCGATGATACCTGGTTGGTTATTCAACATAAGCAGCCTCGAGTACCTTGATCTTAGCTATAATTTCTTTCGAGGCATCATTCCGCCTGCAATTAAGAATCTAGCTTCGCTCAAGGCCCTTGATCTATCTGGTAATCAGTTTCTTGAAGGCAAAATTTCGGTTGAACTTGGGGAGTTATGTAAGCTGCAGTATTTAAGATTGTCAGACATTAATATCAGCAAAAGTTTGCATGAACTTGATAAAGTGTTTACTGGATGCATAAAAAATAGTTTAGAAACTCTGTACATGGGGAACACCCAGCTTGGCGGTTATTTGTCGGACTGGTTGGGAGACTTCAGAAAGCTCAAATATCTCGATTTGAGTAGCAACTCAATTTCTGGTCCTGTTCCTACATCACTTGGAAGGCTGTCAACACTTCAAGTATTGTGTCTTTCCGAGAATAAGTTGAATGGGACTTTCCCAGAAAATCTTGGAAGACTAGCGGAGTTAGCTGCTTTATTCCTCGATCAAAACTTTCTGGAGGGCATCATATCTGAAGAACAGTTTGCCAATTTCACCAAACTAAAAATTCTAGATTTATCACAAAATCAATTAATTCTGAATCTGACGTCTGATTGGATTCCCCCTTTTCAGCTTCAGGGATTAGTTATTAGTTCTTGCAAGCTGGGACCACGATTCCCAGCATGGCTTCGGATgcaaaaaaatattatctatCTAGACATGTCTAGCACAGAAATTTCAGACGCTATACCGGATTGGTTTTGGAGGTCATTTTCGCAAATATTGTACCTGGATATCTCCAGCAATGGAATCACTGACAGTGTACCTTACCTTACAGACTTCATCAACCTTGAATATTTTAATTTGAGTTCTAACCACTTTGATGGACCTTTGCCAACTTTTAATTCTTCAGTATTGTCCCTACTAGACCTATCGAACAACTCATTTTCAGGAGCAGTTCTTCGTGACATTAGCAAAAATATGCCTAATTTAAAATATCTCTCCCTttccataaataatttaagtggtGAAATTCCTTTGTCTCTTTGTCATCTTGGATGTGGCGTTCTTgatctttcaaaaaatttattgttgGGTGAGCTCCCTGATTGCTGGAACCACTCTTCCCGTATCTTTGTCATGGATTTTTCAAGCAACAACCTATCTGGAAGTGTTCCTCCATCAATCTGTTCATTACGTTTTCTCGAGTCATTGCATTTgagtaataataatttttcaggaGAACTCCCATTATCATTGAAGAGTTGTGCGAGATTAAATACTCTTGATCTTGGACAAAATAGATTCATTGGTGCAGTACCTTCTTGGATTGGAGAAAGTTTGTCATCCTTGAAGATCCTTCGCTTACGATCAAACAAGCTTGTTGGAAATATTCCTCCTAATCTATCAAGATTAAGAGCTCTTCAAATCTTGGATCTAGCTAGTAACAATTTATCAGGAACCATCCCTTCTAGCTTTGGGAACTTTACTGCCATGAAAGTGTCGGGGGAGATGAATGGaaccattttaaaaaattttgatcgttACAATGAAAACATACAAGTGACCATAAAAGGAATATACATCGAATATACCATATTGCTTCCACTTGTGATCATTATGGACCTTTCAAATAATAATTTATCCGGAATGATACCAGAAGAACTAACCAGCCTTTTTGGACTTGTGAGTTTAAATTTGTCTGGAAATCATCTGACAGGAGAGATCACAGAAAAGATTGGTACATTGCAACAGTTGGAGTCGCTGGACTTGTCAAGAAATAATCTTTTCGGTGGAATTCCTTCAAGCATGATTGATCTAACTTTTTTGAGTTACTTGAACTTGTCATATAACAATCTATCAGGAAAAGTTCCATCAGGTAATCAGTTTCAGACTTTTATTGACTCATCTATCTATGCTGGTAATCCTGATCTTTGCGGGTTCCCATTAAGTCAAAAGTGCATAGATGAAGGGACAATCCAAGGTCCAAATGCTATTGGGGGGGATGAAGAAAATGATAATGCTATGGATGAAGAAGGATCTGAAATGGAGTGGCTGTATATGGGCATGGGGCTAGGATTCGCAGTAGGTTTCTGGATTGTCTTTGGCCCACTATTATTCAATAGAAAATGGAGAGGAGCTTATTTTCAATATAGATCAAGTATTCAATGTGGTTTACGTGGTCCTGGCAACAATTTTCACTAA
- the LOC140857328 gene encoding uncharacterized protein, with protein sequence MAECQLGALQVLYLSENKLNGTFPESLGRLAELVALFLDQNFLEGVISEERFANFTKLKILDLSQNQLILNLTSDWIPPFQLQGLVISSYKLGPRFTAWLRMLKNVSHLDISSTGISDTIPDWFWRSFSQIWYFDISSNGITGSVPDLTNFINLGYFNLRSNHFEGPLPNFNSLRLWLLDLSNNSFSGAVHLDIGKSMPDLEYLSLSTNNLSGEILLSRCHLRYGALDLSKNLLLGELPDCWNHSSLIIVMDFSSNNLSGSVSPSICSLGFLESLHLSNNNLSGELPSSLKSCERLNTLDLGQNRFTGKIPTWIGGSLLSLKILRLRSNKLVRNIPPNLSRLKALQILDLISNNLSGTIPSSFGNLTAMKVSGEMNGTILKNYTHCNENIQVTIKGIYIEYAILLPLVIIMDLSNNNLSGMIPEELISLFGLMSLNLSENHLTGEITEKIGALQQLESLDLSRNNLFGGIPSSMTNLTFLSYLNLSYNNLSGKVPSGNQFQTFIDSSIYAGNPDLCGFPLSQKCIDEGTIQGPNAIGGDEENDNAMDDGSEMEWLYMGMGLRFAVGFWIVFGHYYSIENREEPIFNI encoded by the exons ATGGCGGAGTGCCAGCTTGGCG CACTTCAAGTATTATATCTTTCCGAGAATAAGTTGAATGGGACTTTCCCAGAAAGTCTTGGAAGACTAGCGGAGTTAGTTGCTTTATTCCTCGATCAGAACTTTCTGGAGGGCGTCATATCTGAAGAACGGTTTGCCAATTTCACCAAACTGAAAATTCTAGATTTATCACAAAATCAATTAATTCTGAATCTGACGTCTGATTGGATTCCCCCTTTTCAGCTTCAGGGATTAGTTATTAGTTCTTACAAGCTGGGACCACGATTCACAGCATGGCTCCGGATGCTAAAAAACGTTAGCCATTTAGACATATCTAGCACAGGAATTTCAGACACTATACCGGATTGGTTTTGGAGGTCATTTTCCCAGATATGGTACTTTGATATCTCCAGCAATGGGATCACTGGCAGTGTACCCGATCTTACAAACTTCATCAACCTTGGTTATTTTAATTTGAGGTCTAACCACTTTGAGGGACCTTTGCCAAATTTTAATTCTTTAAGATTGTGGTTACTAGACCTATCAAACAATTCATTTTCAGGAGCGGTTCATCTTGACATTGGCAAAAGTATGCCTGATTTGGAATATCTCTCTCTTTCCACAAATAATTTAAGTGGTGAAATTCTCTTGTCTCGTTGTCATCTTCGATATGGCGCTCTTgatctttcaaaaaatttattgttgGGTGAGCTCCCTGATTGCTGGAACCACTCTTCCCTTATCATTGTCATGGATTTTTCAAGCAACAATCTATCTGGAAGTGTTTCTCCATCAATCTGTTCATTAGGTTTTCTCGAATCATTGCATTTGAGTAATAATAATCTTTCAGGAGAACTCCCTTCATCCTTGAAGAGTTGTGAGAGATTAAATACTCTTGATCTTGGACAGAATAGATTCACCGGTAAAATACCTACTTGGATAGGAGGAAGTTTGTTGTCTTTGAAGATCCTTCGCTTACGATCAAACAAGCTAGTTAGAAATATTCCTCCTAATCTATCAAGACTAAAGGCTCTTCAAATCCTAGATCTGATCAGTAACAATTTATCAGGAACCATCCCTTCTAGCTTTGGAAACTTAACTGCCATGAAAGTGTCAGGAGAGATGAATGGAaccattttaaaaaattatactcATTGCAATGAAAACATCCAAGTGACCATAAAAGGAATATACATAGAGTATGCCATATTGCTTCCACTTGTGATCATTATGGACCTTTCAAATAATAACTTATCTGGAATGATACCAGAAGAGCTGATCAGCCTTTTTGGACTCATGAGCTTAAATTTGTCTGAAAATCATCTGACAGGAGAGATCACAGAAAAGATTGGTGCATTGCAACAGTTGGAGTCGCTTGACTTGTCAAGAAACAATCTTTTCGGTGGAATTCCTTCGAGCATGACTAATCTAACTTTTTTGAGTTACTTGAACTTATCATATAACAATCTATCAGGAAAAGTTCCATCAGGTAATCAGTTTCAGACTTTCATTGACTCATCTATCTATGCTGGTAATCCTGATCTTTGCGGGTTCCCATTAAGTCAAAAGTGCATAGATGAAGGGACAATCCAAGGTCCAAATGCTATTGGGGGGGATGAAGAAAATGATAATGCTATGGATGACGGATCTGAAATGGAGTGGTTGTATATGGGCATGGGGCTACGATTCGCAGTAGGTTTCTGGATTGTCTTTGGCCACTATTATTCAATAGAAAATAGAGAAGAGCCTATTTTCAACATATAG